gtgtgtttgtgtgtgtgtgtgtgtgtgcgtgtatgtgtgtgtttggtgtgtttgtatgcatgtactttgtttgtgtgtgtgtgtgtgtgtgtgtgtgtgtgtgtgtgtgtgtgtgtgtgtgtgtgtgtgtgtgtttgtgtgtgtgtgtgtgtgcgtgtatgtgtgtgtttggtgtgtttgtatgcatgtactttgtttgtgtgtgtgtttgtgtgtgtgtgtgtgtgtttgtttgtgtgtgtgtgttggtgtgtgtttggtgtgtttgtttgtgtgtgtgtgtgtgtgtgtgtgtgtgtgtgtgtgtgtgtgtgtttgtgtgtgtgtgtgtgtgtgtgtgtgtgtgtgtgtgtgtgtgtgtgtgtgtgtgtgcgtgtatgtgtgtgtttggtgtgtttgtatgcatgtactttgtttgtgtgtgtgtgtatgcatgtactttgtttgtgtgtgtgtgtgtgtgtgtgtgtgtgtgtgtgtgtgtgtgtgtgtgtgtgtgtgtgtgtgtgtgtttttgtgtgtgtgtgcgcgtgtttgaGACCCTGATTAGATCTACTTTTCCCTCCATTTCTTCTCTTTTGTCAAAGTTTCTCTGGCCCCATTCACCCCTTTCTCTTCTGGTGCCATTCTATTAGCATCTGCCCCTTCTTATTATTCATGCCCATctaacccccccacccccacccccaccccccctccaCCTCACCTCATCTTTAAAAGGCGGTAACAGATGCTTGTAGCTTGTGTCTCTAAATCCCTCTTACTCACTGAGAGTCTGTCATGCTGTAGAGTCCAGGAAGTGATGTGGGGGTGATGAGGGGCAGTTGCCCAACTGTGCACAGCTGCTAACaagccccccaccccccaatcaaacagacacacacacacacacacacacacacacacacacacacacacacacacacacacacacacacacacacacatctactggaatttttttcttttgtacacTAATTTGAGAGCAACAGAGTTTTATGCTAAAACACTCAGACTCATTGTTTCTCTCTATAtattaaagacacacaaacacatacacaaacgcaaacatacacacaaacacaaacacaaacacaaacacaaacacatacacaaacacaaacgcaaacatacacacaaacacaaacacaaacacaaacacaaacacaaacacatacacaaacacatacacaaacacatacacatacacaaacacatacacaaacacaaacatacacacaaacacatacacaaacacaaacacaaacacatacacaaacacatacacatacacaaacacatacacaaacacaaacatacacacaaacacaaacacatacacaaacacatacacatacacaaacacaaacatatacacatacacatacacaaacacaaacacatacacatacacatacacaaacacaaacacatacacatacacatacacaaacacaaacacatacacaaacacaaacacatacacatacacatacacaaacacatacacaaacacaaacacatacacatacacatacacaaacacatacacatacacatacacatacacacacacaaacaaacacaaacacatacacaaacacatacacaaacacaaacacaaacacatacacaaacacatacacatacacaaacacatacacaaacacaaacatacacacaaacacaaacacatacacaaacacatacacatacacaaacacaaacatatacacatacacatacacaaacacaaacacatacacatacacatacacaaacacaaacacatacacatacacatacacaaacacaaacacatacacaaacacaaacacatacacatacacatacacaaacacaaacacaaacacaaacacatacacatacacatacacaaacacatacacatacacatacacatacacacacacaaacaaacacaaacacatacacaaacacatacacacacacaaacacaaacacaaacatacacacacacacacacacgcacacacacacacaaacacaaacacatacacaaacacaaacatacacaaacacaaacacaaacatacacacacacacacacacaaacacaaacacaaacatacacaaacacaaacacacacacaaacacaaacacatacacaaacacatacacacacacaaacacaaacacaaacatacacacacacacacgcacacacacacaaacacaaacacatacacaaacacaaacacaaacacaaacatacacaaacacaaacacaaacacaaacatacacacagtttgATTCCTTGTTTGCTGACTCGGGCTGTaaatagtttgtgtgtttttgtccagGTTTCAGGACGTCACATGTGTACAGGTAAAATCCTCCACCAAGGGAAGAGTAATGATAAAAACTGACACTTCATTCTTCTTcgataactaaataaaaacacacacatcatacagactaatataaaataatcttacagactaatataaaataatcatacagactaatataaaataatcatacagactaatataaaataatcttacagactaatataaaataatcttacagactaatataatataatcttacagactaatataatataatcttacagactaatataaaataatcatacagactaatataaaataatcatacagactaatataaaataatcatacagactaatataaaataatcttacagactaatataaaataatcatacagactaatataaaataatcatacagactaatataaaataatcttacagactaatataaaataatcatacagactaatataatataatcttacagactaatataatataatcttacagactaatataaaataatcatacaGACTAATATAAAGCACTtggttttcttcctttttctgccCACATCAAATAAAACTCTCTGTTCATTAAACACACCAAAAAAGAGCTTCAGCGCTATTAGATTAGCTACAAGCTACAACAATCACCCCacatccccccaccccccaccccacacacacttcgCCCCCCATATCATCCCACATCACCCCCTTTCCCATTCTTTTGCTGTGGATCTTTGGCTTCTCCAACAGATCAGCACTGAAATTCTCCCACAGGTAAATGGGAGTGTCTGATTGGATGCCTGAGTACCAGTGGTGCTGTGTCGCTAGCTGAGGCTGAGGTAATTAGACCCTATTAAGTGCTGGAATCAGGGTGTTCTCAGGAGACCTTCACATTCTCCAGCCCTTCATCTCAGTGCTGTAGAGCCATAGTGATCATGAGCGAGTGGTGAGATTCCGATACAGAGACAGAATCAAGGGACAGAACTGAGTCTGTGGTCTTTAAGAGCTAATGTGGATTACTTCAAAGAACCTTCCCACAGAGGGACAGTAAAGAAGAACTTCCACATCTTCTTTATCTCCGTTGGTTCCAGGGTTCTTTGTAGGTTTACAGGTTCTAGCATCCTAGTAAAGCTTCCTAAAAGGAAAGACTCTGTTACTGGGTTCTACAGAGATCCGCAGAGCAACCACCAAAAAAACCAAGCAAGAAGTTCAATCTTTAACCCTGAGAGATGAAGCTCTCTGTTGTTTCCAGGTTCCATAAAGTTTTGTGGAGTAGATAAAGGGATCCAGCTTCCTTGTGCTGGAAGAACCAAAGAATTTAGTCTGCTAAATGGAAAGTCCACTAGTTTACAAGGTTCTCTGGAGAGTTATCAGGTTTTAGcttcaaacagaaaaacacacctAAGGAACAAGAACTTGAGTTTAATCTTTAATGTTAATGCTTTAGCCTTAAAACTGTCCTGGTTTCTTGACTTCTTGTAACCTTTTCTGGTTCACCTTTTGACGGTACTTTTTGATCCCTTTCACTTGCTGGACAGAAATTTTTTTAGAAGACGATGGATCACGGATCAGAAGGCCATGTGGTCAAATCCCACCACTGCCAAGCCGCTGCCCCTTGGGCCCTTGATTATGACCACCAAACCTCCaccatttactcactcactcactcatcttctaccgcttatccgaactacctcgggtcacggggagcctgtgcctatctcaggcgtcatcgggcatcgaggcaggatacaccctggacggagtgccaacccatcacagggcacacacacacacactcattcactcacgcaatcatacattacggacaatttttccagagatcccTCCACCATTTAGCTCCACAAAATAAAATGGATGTAAGCCGCTCTGAATAATGAAACTATAGACGAGTCTCACAGTAAATCTGCAGGCAGTGTAATTTAGAGAACCTTCACATCCACCCCTTCACATTTTGCCTACGTTCTTTAAAACTGGGTTCTTTAAAGGGATTAAATTTCTCTTTAGGGTTCCAGCTTCCTTGTAACCCTTTTAGTAAAGTAGCTAGCTTCGACCCGACATCTCACAGTGCAGTTTAACCTGCAATTTAACCTCCTACAGGATATCTATTTACATGAATGAGGGCAGTTTATTTAGTGATGCTGTGCAGGCTTTTACACACTCATGTCAGTAAGTCAGTGAAATCAGTAGTTTTCCCACTGACTCGTCTCTGTGGGATTCAAACTGCATGAAGCTTCACACTGAGGAGAAGTCGTCTGTGTTCAGCAGAAATTCTTTATACACTTAAACACCAGCGGTTTGTTCTCTAATTTGTCACCACACGACTTCCCTACATTCAGGCCGCTAACGATGCATGCAGCAGTGAGGTGCCATAGAAAGGCCacaaggtcaaaggtcagtcACACAGGGTGTATCATCAGTGAGCCGTCCATCAGACCAGCGAGCTGACGGCGTGTGACTGGAGTTGGACTGGGGACAGAAGTCACTCTCACCCACTGAGCGACTCTTCACCTGCACACAGAAGGAAGGAACCGGCAGGAATTTCCTCATCACCTGTCAATCAACTGACAATTTTTTGTTAATAACAGTttcagagagtgtgagagtgtgagagtgtgagagtgtgagagtgtgagagtgtgagtgtgagagtgtgagagtgtgagagtgtgagtgtgagagtgtgagtgtgagagtgtgagtgtgagagtgagagtgtgagtgtgagagtgtgagagtgtgagagtgtgagagtgtgagagtgtgagtgtgagagtgagagtgtgagtgtgagagtgtgagagtgagagtgtgagagtgtgagagtgtgagtgtgagagtgagagtgtgagagtgagagtgtgagtgtgagagtgtgagagtgtgagagtgtgagtgtgagtgtgagagtgtgagagtgtgagagtgtgagtgtgtgagtgtgagagtgagagtgtgagagtgtgagagtgtgagagtgagagtgtgagagtgtgagagtgtgagagtgtgagtgtgagagtgagagtgtgagagtgtgagagtgtgagagtgtgagagtgagagtgtgagagtgtgagagtgtgagagtgtgagagtgtgagagtgagagtgtgagagtgtgagagtgtgagagtgagagtgtgagagtgtgagagtgtgagagtgtgagagtgtgagagtgtgagagtgtgagagtgtgagagtgagagtgtgagagtgtgagagtgtgagagtgagagtgtgagagtgtgagagtgtgagagtgtgagagtgtgagtgtgagagtgtgagagtgtgagtgtgagagtgagagtgtgagtgtgagtgtgagagtgtgagagtgagagtgtgagtgtgagagtgtgagagtgtgagagtgtgagagtgagagtgtgagagtgtgagctCATGTGGTTTCTGTTCACTAAAGTGTGTCGAGTAAATGGAGgtcatttatctttattttatatgatgAAATATTACCTTAAACATACCTTAAACGTTGGATTAGTGTGTCGTCTCCCAGCTAAACTAGTTCATGTGTCTCTTGGGAAACTCTTCTTTAGATGTGAGTCATGTGGTGTTATGTGGTGTTATGTGGTGTTATGTGGTGTTATGTGAGATGTGGTGTTATGTGGTGTTATGTGGTGTTATGTGGTGTTATGTGGTGTTATGTGGTGTTATGTGAGATGTGGTGTTATGTGGTGTTATGTGGTGTTATGTGATGTTATGTGGTGATTATTGAAGGTCTCATTAGATCCTGCTAATCCACACCTCTCTGTATTAAAGCTGTTATCATCACATACATCTTTTCTCTCTCCGTTCTTTCGACCTATTGACCCTGacctccaacacacacaaagcatttcccacactgaacactgctgcacacacacacacacacacacacacacacacacacacacacacacacacacacacacacacacacacacacacacacacacaccatgaggACCTGCTACTGTCTGAGTGTTTATATCATACAGATGGTTAATGAACATTTTCAGCacttttggttttgtttctgaaatttatacagattttattatttttttattaaatgcataaaataaaaactcttttAAAAACACGTTTCTAGATTCTACTgttttatacaataaatattcTACACCATTAATTCTGTCTGCAGCTctcagcactacactacactattgtTACTCCTCTTTCATCCTTGTCAGCATTCACTTTTTCACCATTGTTCCTCAGTTGTGACGATCACACTGTAAGAAACAAGGAATTCAGAAATAAATCGCAGAAAACGTggataaaaaagagaaagtttGAGACATATAAATATGTGTAAGTGTAGATAAACACTCCAGTAAATGAGTGTATTATTGGATTAGACTGAAGTGAAAGCAGAAATCAGATGAAAGTGTGTTTAACTCTGGTTAATAAATCACACCAGTGAGCTGCAGAGGCTGGTTCCCACGTTCCAGTTCTCCACCTGTCACCTCCCCTCCCTCTTTCAGGGCtaggcttcacacacacacacacacacacacacacacacacacacacacacacacacacacacacacacacacacacacacacacctgctcccaGGTGTTGTTTACCAGCACAGCAGGGTGGGAGTCAGGAATCTCCCTGTCACGCTCAGGTACTTCCTCCTTCTCCAAATAAAACTGACAGCAAAGttcaataataaacactaaacactaattaacattaattcaaatcaataaacattaataaagaaaaatgactAATGAACTCtaataaattgaataaagaGGGTTCAGAGGGTTTAAGCAGCAGCCAGACGTCTGATTTGTGCTGCGTTAAACAGGAACAGAACTCGGTGCTGAAACACGTGTGGAATGTTCTGGGGCCTTATCTTCTTCTCCCAGCTCCCGAGCCCACGCCCAGCTCCACACTTCCTCTTCTCACCCTGATAACATGAAAaaggaaagtgtgtgagagcaggAACAGAAGGAAAGTGCAGCGAGGCTGTGAGAAGGTGTGAGAGAATGCTGGACAGAGGAAACATACAGTGATGTGGAACTCCTGAGGAACCTTCCAGaaacactgagagagaaagcaagtgCATTAGACGACTTATTTTACACTCCACAGTGACATTAAGTGCACCTGacaccacaaaaacaaaatgttttaacaccaaacactgatttttttagtttattatttattagtttcatTTATTAGCACATTATTGAATGTTGAATGTTGAAATATTTCACAACATTTCAGCCTAAGACTTTTGCACATGGACTTAATTCCGTGTGATGTCAGATCTCAAACATGATcaagtaataagtaataaagtAGATGGTTATTAGCTGCTGTGTCAGCGGTGTGAAGATTAGTGACAGTGTTCAGTACAGTGGGACATTCTCGTCCTCACCAGTGTTCAGTTCAGTGGGACATTCTCGTCCTCACCAGTGTTCAGTACAGTGGGACATTCTCGTCCTCACCAGTGTTCAGTACAGTGGGACATTCTCGTCCTCACCATTGTTCAGTACAGTGGGACATTCTCCTCCTCACCAGTGTTCAGTACAGTGGGACATTCTCGTCCTCACCAGTGTTCAGTTCAGTGGGACATTCTCGTCCTCACCGGTGTTCAGTACAGTGGGACATTCTCGTCCTCACCAGTGTTCAGTACAGTGGGACATTCTCGTCCTCACCAGTGTTCAGTACAGTGGGACATTGTCCTCCTCACCAGTGTTCAGTACAGTGGGACATTGTCCTCCTCACCAGTGTTCAGTACAGTGGGACATTGTCCTCCTCACCAGTGTTCAGTACAGCTAAAACATGCTTCACCTTTCTTTTTCAACACCGTGTCCCCTCGTCCTCGTCCTCGTCCCCTCTCTGGGCTTGATGTGCTGTAAAGTAGATGAAAGAGGCCAGCTGTGTGGAGTTATTGTCGGTGTCAGTATGAAGCACTGATGGACCCTGGAGCAGAACAAAAGGCCCTCAGCAGCTCCAGACTCAGTGGCTCCACTCGAGATTCTCTCCCACAAGCTGGACACTGCAGAGCTATTGTTTCAGAACAGAGcccctacctctctctctctctctctctctctctaactctgtctctctaacttctctctctctttctgtctgtctgtctgtctgtctctctctctctctctctctctctctctctctctctctctctctctctctctctctctctcccacataCACTGGTACCCTGACCAgatattattgttgtttgtttgcttgtttatctttacagtactgtattatgtattttatcAGGTTTTGTATTTCTCTGTTTTATTGCATGTGATATCAGACCAAGGAGCCGCTCATGTGTAATAATTGTGTGTTAATGCATAAAGTtttgaataaaattatatatttttttggaatgaataataaagtgGAACAAATTGAGACGATATTACATACAAAATCCTGctctattattatatttttatacattgttACATGATTtcataaaatgattttatacacctgagatcatgttaaataattatcactatcaaatattaataataataataataataataataataataataataataataataataataataataataataataataataatcacatgtAGCTACATGTAGAGGAATGAGTGAAGGAATGTAAAGCCTGCTGCCCCTTTAACAGACTGAACGCAGACAAGATGGTGtcgctgcaggtgtgtgtgtgtgtgtgtgtgtgtgtgtgtgtgtgtgtgtgtgtgtgtgtgtgtgtgtgtgtgtgtgtgtaagagaggaAAGCGCAGTTGTTTGTCGTGTCCATGGAAACCGCCTGCGCGGCGCCAGGCTGACAGGCATCAGATGAGAAAAgggaggcgtgtgtgtgtgtgtgtgtgtgtgtgtgtgtgtgtgtgtgtgtgtgtgtgtgtgtgtgtgtgtgtgtgtgtgtgtgtgaatggatgaCGTCACGGACCCGGCGCCAGccagtctgctctctctctctctctctctctctctctctctctctctctctctctctctctcacacacacacacacacacacacacacacacacacacacacacacacacacacacattttaacattgtttttACATTGTTACAGTCCATAAAGATCATGAAATATTCTCTGATATTTCgacatgtatttaaataattaatgtatgtaaataatcactatgcatatataataaaatacacttCACAGTGAAAACATagtttaaaacacttttaaaatgaacttaatTGCTTATCGAAACTTCATATAGAAAAACTAatgttagataaaaaaaaagtaaaatcctatttaacacacacacacacgcacacacacaaacatttattggACCGCAGCTTCCAATGTTGTCAGAAGCCACGCCCCATCTCCCACCCAGGCCACGCCCCCATCTCCACGCAGATATAAAAGCAGCCATGAGACTCTTGCTGTCACTCTGTGGAggaatctgtttttttctatatCACCGCTCTGTGTTTATTCAGTAAAAGAGAGGTTCCTTCAGTGTTGGAGATTCAGGATGAAGGTTGTTGGATCTACCTGCACATTGAAGTGTAAGATGGGTGGAGAGGATGTGGTGCGCTGCCTGTCTGAACAGAGTCTCTCCATCTCCAAGTGCAAACTGCCGCTGCTGGACGAACACATGAGCGTCTTCCTGCAGGACATGAACAGCTGCTACAGTAAGCTGAAGGAACTTGTGCCCACGCTGCCCACCAACAAGAAGGCCAGCAAGGTGGAGATCCTGCAGCATGTTATTGACTACATCTGGGATCTGCAGGTAGAGCTGGACCAGGGCACTGCGGTGACAAGGACACCACTCACCACCCTCAACAACGACATCAGCAGCATCTCCATGGAGGTACCATCACATTCAACACAACTCACTTCATTATAGTTCTCATCTAAACGTGCTTCACAAACGGGCTTCATATTTTactttgtctcaaagtagctttacagaagtgtagaaacagaaaagaaataaaaataaataaataaatacataaatgtaaagTGTGTTTAGAACATTAGGTTCTTATTGGGTtcctctgtatttctctccaGAACGGTTGCTCAGACGACAGAATCCTGTGCCGCTGAAACCCATGAACCATCAACACTGCTGACCGGAAAACGTCcagaaccgtgtgtgtgtgtgtgtgtgtgtgtgtgtgtgtgtgtgtgtgtgtgtgtgtgtgtgagagagaggtccaTGCAGTCCAGCACGGTGTCTTGTCTGTGTTCATGACACACTGCGTCACTTCGCCGTGCCTTAAACATTcctgtttgtaattatttttctataaaaactcagaaaagatttatattttgtttaaaagcaaaaaagaagCATTTCTCAGATTTCTGAGTCCagtctgtattgtatattaCAATGACCTGATGTTTATTACCATGTGTTATGGAAACGCTATTAATACAAATAGTATTTTGTGGAACTAAACAATGTTTCTGTGTCGTTCCTTTAAACTTTTACTGTGTTTCAGGGGAAAATGtgttcattaacacacacacacacacacacacacacagacacacacacacacacacctcatgtttatttactgtgtgttacatgtttGTGTCTAAATTactgctttatttctttcctgCACAGTTAACAGTCTCAGGGGTTTCATAAAAATCTGGCTCCATGTTCAGTTTAGTATAAATTAATTctccgcgcgcgcacacacacacacacacacacacacacacacacacacacacacacacacacacagtcttgttCATTTAAAGAACATCAGAATTAAATGACGAAATTCAGGGTAAAGAGtcacagtgctgtgtgtgtgtgtgtgtgtgtgtgtgtgtgtgtgtgtgtgtgtgtgtgtgtgtgtgtgtgtgtgtgtgtgtgtgtgtgtgtgtgtgttttgtgcttgGCTGCACTCCCAGTCCATCTGCAGCAGGATTTAGTCTGTTTGTTACTGTTTCAATCAGCTGTGTGTCGGGAATGTGGAGCTTTCAAACCTGAACTTCCCCAGGTGCACAACGGCGCCACTCAGTCTGAGCCCTGCTGCCCTCCCCTGCccctggcacacacacacgcacacacacacacacacacacacacacacacacacacacacacacacacacacacacacacacactggaggaGAAACAGCTTGCTTGAGGGATATACATACAATTTAACAAATTAAGAAGATTTTCACAAGTtaaatttatgaaaaaaatattttcaaattattttcaatCTATTTCTGATTCTAAATGATATGAAATCTAAACTGTAAACTAAATCTAAACTAACTAAACTAACTGTTTACTAGTTTAGTAAACTAAACTATTTGAATTTGTTGTTCGCTTAGTCTACAAAAAAAGAGATACAGCGCCACCGTGTGGCTACGAGAGCAATTCACTTTACTGGACCGACTCTTCTGAACGGATCTTaaactttgttttgtgttatttacacatacacatacacacacacacacatacacatatatacacacacatacacacacacacacatacacatatatacacacatacacatatatacacatacatacgcacagacacacattaacacacatgcacaaacacgcacatatacacatattgtGGATCGAATCAGAAATCagtaacattttttattcattttaaatataaaaacagaatttcGTTAACATTGTCAAATGGAACAAAAAATgcgctatgtgtgtgtgtgtgtgtgtgtgtgtgtgtgtgtgtgtgtgtgt
This DNA window, taken from Tachysurus fulvidraco isolate hzauxx_2018 chromosome 23, HZAU_PFXX_2.0, whole genome shotgun sequence, encodes the following:
- the LOC113637430 gene encoding DNA-binding protein inhibitor ID-1-like, with translation MKVVGSTCTLKCKMGGEDVVRCLSEQSLSISKCKLPLLDEHMSVFLQDMNSCYSKLKELVPTLPTNKKASKVEILQHVIDYIWDLQVELDQGTAVTRTPLTTLNNDISSISMENGCSDDRILCR